Genomic segment of Apium graveolens cultivar Ventura chromosome 7, ASM990537v1, whole genome shotgun sequence:
aTTAAAGGTGGGTCCCACAAGAAAGCATCCGACTATTCCTCCATCATAATTAACAAACATATGACAATATTTTCCGTCGTAAATTCATAACATACGACAATATATTTCGTACGTAGTAAGTTGATTTATTGTTTTATTGAGAATGTGGGCCCATGCTTACTAACTTGCGATGGAATTTTATTTTGTAACGAAAAATTGAACTTACTATTCAAGCAAAAATGACAAAAATTTTTCATTGTAAATGGCCTGATTTGTTGTGATGACACTTGAAAGTTTAGAATAAAAGATAACTTAACATTGTGTGCGAACCAGGTTCCTGGGAGATTTTTTAATTTCATCTAACATGTTTGATTCAGAATGTCATTTATATTTATCATGTAGAGATTAAATGCATATTTGATATGCTAAACTGTGACTTGTTTTCGAGAATAGCGTAGttagtgttatatatccgctaaactattAATTTATTAGACTACTACACACATagtctacttatcctactaaactacaatcacaacttatcatattattaaaataaataaataaatagtgtattaaattgttaaactactagatataatatacttattctactaaactacgatcaaaggttatcctattatttttattataaatttataattattctatatttatataaatattttaaaattataatatgacgtgataaataaaaaatttaaatattaacgaGAATCTGTGTATCGCACGGGATTTAAGTTAGTTATGAAATAAATATAGTAATTAGAAGTGACCAAGGGCAAACTATTGTGACTAGTACACACTTGATCATGGATCAGACTTGTGTTCTGTTATTGAGTACACATTGACAAGGAAGTACTAAGGTCTAAGGTCATGCAATGAAGTAGTATACAACCTTTTGAACCCTTTTTCATTTTCTGATAACATTTCTACAAATCAGTATCAAAATGTCAAGCATAACAACTACCTGCAATATGGAATAGAAGTTACATATAATTTAATCACGTCTATGATCTTTTCAAGCCTCGAAATACGAGCCATAAGTCCGGGGTGTTGTGATTCCGATGTAGGATCATCGCAGCATTCTTCTCCAAGATTAATCACGTTATCCTCTTGACTCACAACTGCATACTCTTCTACTTGTGTTTGCCTTCCATTAGAAAATTTCACTTTCTTACCGTTATCGAAAGACGGCAGACTATGCTTGGCAATGTTATCCTCGGATGTTTGCCAATCAATAGAAGATTTCCTTTTCTTACCATTGTCAGAAGAAGGCATACCGTGAGCACTCATTTCCAAAGGTTCGTTATTGAAGTTCAAACTCCTAGTCACAGATGCATCTTCTGTTGGACCAATTTGTTTATCCGCAAAAGATTTAGTCGCCACGGGTTCGCTAATGCAGGTTGATTTTTTAGTAGCTTCCGGGCATATTACCAATTCCGTCAATTTTGAAGTTACAGTATTCAGTCCCAGCTCATCACCAACATCATCATAACCATTCAATATTGGATCATCGTCGAGATTGTGTCTTGTATCAAAGCTATCAGATCTTCCCGCTGGAATCATAGGTTGGTCAGTTGTAAGAACATTTTCTGGCCTTTCCTCAACACGGCCAATAAGAGAAGCAGCGGGGGCTGATGATTCTGCATTTTTCTTGTGTCCACAAGGAACCAACTGCAAAAGTTCTTTACTGTGGTTTCTCTTTGTCACCATTTTCTCGTTGACAGCCACAAGGCCCCTCCATGCCACGTATCGGGAAGAGACATCAGATTCAAAAACTCGAGGTGGTATATATAGTTTTACACCTCTAATAGGCATGTCATAACTGCGTAAAGCAGGATTCATGACAAGGGGAGGAATATCTTGGTCATACCCAAACTGCATAGCAAGTAGCAACTCTATGGGGGGAATACAGTTCAATATGATCTAATCCAACTAACTGAGAAGCTCTCAAGCATCGAGCAAATGACTCTAGTTTATCAGATTCAACGACCACCCATTGTTCCTTATCTTTGTACATGTTGCTCAACATACTATTACTCGAAATCATACCATAAGGACGCCACAGAAAGGATGACTCACTGTCAAAGGCCATCGAGACATTTGTAATGTCAAGCTCTGCAACTTAATTCCACCGTGCTGATCTAGGCTCTTCCCTATCTATGACATTTGTGAATGGCCTAAATCCAACAAACCTCTCCCAAACCCACATCTGCACCAAATCATAGTGCCATGCAGTGAACTTTAAACAATTTCTAGACTTGGACCCAACGGACTTAACAATAGAATCGTGTAACACAGTCATATCTCTATAAATGCAAGCAAGAACAACAGGTGCAAGCGCAATCCTATTACCACGGGATAAATGAATAGCCACATTAATATCCTGTATAACTATTTGAGTGCGAGGAAAAACAAACTTAGACAACCAAAACACAAGAAATGCTTCATGTTCTACATAATCACAACTAGTCATAAAATGCTCCATCCACTTACAAGGAGTCATATTTCCATTGGCACATCTAATGTCCTTGACACCACTCATCAGACAATCGAAAACAACAACCGACTCATCATTTAAAGGAGTGAAAACTGAGGAACCTAAAACAGATAAACATCCTAAGTGCATCATATCTTCAAGAGTAATAGTTACCTCACCCCACGGAAACATAAATGTATTTGTATCACAGCACCAAAACTCAgcaatatccaagattaacatCTTATCTCCAGGCACACTGTAAGTTGAAGCCATGATCGCATGGTAGATACCACTTTTCTTCCATATTTTTTGGTACCCGGGCTTCATATTTTTCACCCAAAGCTTCCATTTTTCTGATGGGCTTGACTTGAAGCATATTAAGATCGATTTTTCAGCATTCTGAAGACTGAGTTTTGAGGATAGTATTGGACTTGGAAGAGGAGGAAGATCAAGAGGATCTTTACTTAAAATGGGTTTGAGAAAATGGGCTTTTCTAAATGTCGGGTTTCCAGCACCAGGTGGAACCATGAGCTCTTCTCTTTCTTCCACAAGAGAATCTGCCGTGCGATCCTCCATTTACAAATCTTGAAGCTTTTTCTTGGTTTTGTGTTTTTGGGTCTAACAAGGCGCTGTGGTATGTATTTATTCAAACATTACAGTTTTGATATGTATGTATATTATAACAATAACAACAGGAGGCTTGTGATGTAATGTAAGCGTAAACATACATTGTTCTAAAAATACCCGATTTTTAAATAAAAg
This window contains:
- the LOC141674902 gene encoding uncharacterized protein LOC141674902, encoding MEDRTADSLVEEREELMVPPGAGNPTFRKAHFLKPILSKDPLDLPPLPSPILSSKLSLQNAEKSILICFKSSPSEKWKLWVKNMKPGYQKIWKKSGIYHAIMASTYSVPGDKMLILDIAEFWCCDTNTFMFPWGEVTITLEDMMHLGCLSVLGSSVFTPLNDESVVVFDCLMSGVKDIRCANGNMTPCKWMEHFMTSCDYVEHEAFLVFWLSKFVFPRTQIVIQDINVAIHLSRGNRIALAPVVLACIYRDMTVLHDSIVKSVGSKSRNCLKFTAWHYDLVQMWVWERFVGFRPFTNVIDREEPRSARWN